A window of Deltaproteobacteria bacterium contains these coding sequences:
- a CDS encoding HU family DNA-binding protein, with the protein MKKSVVRILACVFIFGLYSTEVNAAPRNSLSNAMAEKFGITKEEAEQQVRDVFLILGEELKKGRMITVTNFGRFYVKQRDARKGRNPRTGKEMDIPARKYPRFTSSQGLKALVNEK; encoded by the coding sequence ATGAAGAAGTCTGTAGTGCGCATACTCGCGTGTGTATTCATTTTTGGTCTATATTCAACTGAAGTAAACGCAGCTCCGAGGAATTCACTATCGAACGCAATGGCGGAAAAGTTTGGAATAACTAAGGAGGAGGCTGAGCAGCAGGTAAGAGATGTTTTCCTGATATTAGGCGAGGAGCTAAAAAAGGGGAGAATGATCACGGTGACGAATTTTGGCCGTTTTTACGTAAAACAACGAGACGCGAGGAAGGGGAGGAATCCGAGAACTGGTAAGGAAATGGATATTCCGGCACGAAAATATCCTCGCTTTACGTCTTCCCAAGGACTAAAAGCTTTAGTGAATGAGAAGTAG
- a CDS encoding MBL fold metallo-hydrolase, protein MGRFHGINFVTIETICVTPFQQNARLIIDDESLDAAVVDPGGDVPLILQTIKKHDVSVKAIILTHSHIDHVGGVTALLKALSEADPFVSPKLFAHRAEADFRSSVSQQALYFGLSPEEFLNAPEPDVYVEDGSEILIGNLVAKILFTPGHSPGHVAIFFDGESIKKTSSPRNPNAKTPVLISGDALFAGSIGRTDLPGGNYFQLLESIKHKLLTLPGETIVKSGHGPDTTIERERRTNPFLLNS, encoded by the coding sequence ATCGGTCGTTTTCATGGAATAAATTTTGTGACTATAGAAACCATTTGCGTTACACCATTTCAACAAAACGCCAGATTAATCATCGACGACGAGAGCCTTGATGCCGCGGTCGTCGATCCTGGCGGCGATGTGCCATTAATTCTCCAGACTATTAAGAAGCACGATGTAAGCGTTAAGGCTATCATACTTACTCACTCTCATATAGACCACGTTGGCGGAGTAACTGCCCTACTTAAAGCTCTATCAGAGGCAGACCCCTTTGTTTCGCCTAAACTCTTTGCCCACAGGGCAGAAGCTGATTTTCGTTCCTCCGTATCCCAACAAGCTCTATATTTTGGCCTTTCGCCAGAAGAATTCTTAAACGCCCCAGAGCCAGACGTCTACGTAGAAGATGGTAGCGAAATTTTAATTGGAAACCTAGTTGCCAAAATCCTCTTTACTCCTGGGCACTCCCCTGGGCACGTTGCTATTTTTTTCGACGGCGAAAGCATCAAGAAAACCTCTTCACCAAGGAACCCCAACGCTAAAACCCCAGTCCTAATTTCTGGCGATGCCTTGTTCGCTGGCTCTATAGGCCGAACCGACTTGCCAGGTGGAAACTACTTCCAGCTACTCGAAAGCATTAAACACAAACTCCTAACGCTACCAGGAGAGACTATCGTAAAATCTGGCCACGGCCCAGATACCACCATAGAGCGAGAGCGCCGAACAAATCCCTTTTTACTAAACTCCTAG